The DNA sequence AGgatgattaaaataatttatcttttttattttattattattatttgtctatGAAAGCGAAAGGAGAAAGAGATTTGTTTTTCAAATCACAATTTTTAGCTTTCTCTTAAGAAACAAATCGTATCTGATGATGTAAGGATTGTGATTTTGTCTGGAAATATAACTGCTTAATGATAatgattattattcttttattattctttttattatttttattaatttatttcaaggCTCAACTTTAATAGAAATCCCAGTTAAATTAGCCAAAGAGCTGTCCAAGTGCAAATCATAGATTCTCTTGATCCAACGTAACTCATTTCCTTATTCCACtttgaccaaaaaaacaaaaccaaatatatatatatccttattCACTATATTCTTATTGCATGGCGTTATAAACTTATAATCACTCGGACATAAAATTTTTGCCATCAAATTTCGACCATCGAGTATACAGTTCTCTTCTATTACAGTTCACCGTAAGGTTCACCACCAGGTCCACCACCATTTAATTTATCGATCCATCCatttaataatcttttttttattttaatactaaaaatgtTTTTAGTCCATTTTGCTAAACCTACTTGTCCAAGTTTAAATAAGGTTCCAACTCAAAATTAATTAGcgataaataaaatgatttatttatgttatatgaTAGAGACTTTGTATTTTTTACTAACATAAactttttacatttttcaaTAATTGCATAATATATTcgttaaattattatatagatcgttattaagaatatatacatatgtagagTACGAATTTAGATAAGTGTCAAATTCAAGATggacatcttcaaaattattatacttgtaaaattataaaaatactttCACTAATGACTTAATGGATTTATTGAATAAGGATTTTATTAGATTTCACTAATAAATGCTGGACATGAGATAGATCATATAGTTAATCcgaacaagaaagaaaattatttcatGTGTGTGTGAGACTTTGTGaaactaaatattaaataaacgcTTTcattaaaaaacattaaaaaaaaaaaaaagcataaatacaTGCTGTCGTTaagggagaaaaaaagaaaaaaaaaacagtaattGGGATTTACGCCATatgtttgacaaaaaaaatgcttggtgctattttttatttttttttaattttttgttaatagAAAAGCAATAAGTGGTGCAAGTCACTTTTTTATCACGCAAAGTTCGAATCCTCCTGCcctcaataaaaataaataaataaattaaggtATTTATGTGCTATTTTTCAAATGTTACAGATGAATAAGTGCCATAGAATACAAAGAACTTGGAAAAAAACACTATCAAAGGTAAGTTTGGATTTGAATCAGCAGAGAAGCAAAGGGTAATGAATATTTTGAGAGGGGACAGAATCCCTTCAAGCACGGAAAATATTTCAAAGGAATTGTTCAAAATGAGACAAAAATTAGGATGTGAACCTTATTATTCTAAATAATCTATGGAAGGCTTAGTGGACATTCCTTATActaatcaataaattatattattatgtttaaggAAAGTTTGCTAACTATAAAATCAGCATTCAGCACCGCCCTTTCCAAAAAACCCACCTTAATTTCTCCTTCTGAGTTTCGTTTATTAGGCCCTCTTAAATTGCTAACCTTGGTATATTGTATTTGTTCATGCGAGAAAATAAAAGGAATGCATTCCATGTGGGGTGGCCAAGAGGTAcgtatgatttttttattattttttttcatacttttattGTGCTATATGtaattccactttttttttttaattttaatttttttagtttatagaTCTTCATTTGCAATgggattttatgttttttttcttttatgacaTATTCTCAAAGTTTCTGGTAGAGATTTATGCCCCAAAGAGTGAATTGTGCAAATTTATAAGTTGATTTTGGAGCGACAAGAACTGCTTTTGTCATGCGCCCAAGTGAATTGAAAAGTACTAAAAGCTATATACTAATAGATATTTGCTTGATATCATTTTAATTAGAAAGTACACGATCATTAAATACCAAAGAATGTAACAAGCGCTGTGGTTTTTTAGTTCTGAGAAAAAATATGACACACAGAAGCATAAAGGATTTTCGAGTTTTGAGTAAATAAGAAAAGTATAGCCTTTGGATATGTGTTTTTTGAGGGGTATAATATGTTCCTTCTTATTATTAGGCTAACAACTATCCACTTAATTTGACCATTAGCTTTTCTGAAAAAAGTATGTGATTTATATTTCAGATTTTAGacaaaaaagaattgaaaaaaaaaaaagtgtttttctCCCATGATATTTGATTAAAGAGtaaaatatgagaaaaatagtgataactttttttttttttttctctatcttCCATTCCCTTATGAATTCCAAAATGGTTAGAATAGAAGTTCAATTTGGATTGTTGTATTTGTCTTTTCGAATTCTAAATTATCAATCTCAAAATGTTTATTTCCATGGTTAGCACATTTTTCACTTAACATTTATCTCTGCTAAATGAGATTGTTTTCCCGTATCATCCATAACTTACATATAACCATTGCAAAATTGTTACTCTGACAGAACATTAACGATCTAAAACACAAGCTTCTCTGCAGCAACTTGGAGCTAGAAACTGTAAGAATGGTGGCAAAAGAAGAAATAGGCAAAAACGAGCAAACCATAAAACAATTGCTCCATCTCTTGAAGATAGCTTACCATGAAAGAGATGAAGCAAGAGACCAATTGCAGAGACTTATCAAGTACTTGATACCCACAGAGCCTGATCgtcaaatcatcaccaatacacCTATCACTTACAAATTTCCAACCACAATCGAAGAATCCAATAACATGTCAGAAACATTGTCTCAAGTCTATGGATTGTCTTCCAAAGAATGCAATTACAATGTTGGTGTTTATTCCTCATTCCAAGGCTTTAACCACGGCACCAAATACCCTGTTGTTCAACAAGGCAAGGAGTTTTTGCAAATGGGTTCGGTTGCCATTGATAATCTTATACAAGGGAAACCATTGCCAGAGAAAGGGAAGCTTCAGCAGGCTGTGTTTGAAGCTGGACCATTGCTTCAGACACTTCTTGTTGCACCTCCACCTCAATGGCGAATTCCTCCTCCTCCACGTCCTCTTCCTCCTTCGTTAATGTTGCAAAACCCATCGGATTTCAGGAATCACAATAATAACTTTGGGATTAATGTTTGCAGCTCGAAGAATTGCCAGAAAGCAGCTTCCAATAACAACTCTTGTTTAGCTGCAGTGCAAAGTTCATCATCGAGTTCTTCACACCTTGATGAGATTATTCCTCATGGAGTTCCTTCTAGCTCATGTTTGAGCAATGGGAAACCCAACAGTGGTGGTAGAAATTCCGATTTTGTCGAGTGTACAAAATCTCAGCAGGGAGTAGAAGAATGTAACAATTTGAGAGCAGTCAAAAAAGAGCTTATTGGTAAATCTAATTGAGGATTGCTCATAGTTTATTAGTCTTGGTCTTGGACCTCTAAATAAGTTGGGAATCTCATACATATTAAACATTTTCCCTTTTGGAAGGCTGGCATATGTAAATGAAAAGCCAATTATTTTGGAATTAGTTTTTGTTAGCTATTTTTCCTTGTGTATATACAGTGGGTttgtactttattttattttgttatttttttgttattattatttttattatttgtgatAAGAATGAAAATTGACCaacggaaaaaaaataaaaataaaaaaataaaccattgactTTAATTCTGTAAACAAAGGGTTGGAAATCATTCCACATTCCTTAATGGATATTTATATGTGGAGAGAAGAAAATACCTAGAATGGATATTTAATTGCCTTTAACATGTTAACTGCACTTTTATTGAATAAGGATTTTATTACATTTCACTAATAAATGCTGGACATGAGATAGATCATATAGTTAATCCGAAcgagaaagaaaattatttcatGTGTGTGTGAGACTTTGTGAagctaaatattaaataaacgcTTTCattaaaaagcattaaaaaaaaaaaagaagcataaataCATTCTGTCGTtaagggagagaaaaaaaaaaaaaaggatttgggATTTACGTCATatgtttgacaaaaaaaatgctcggtgctatttttatttttattttttttgttaatagaaAAGCAATAAGTGGTAAAAGTCACTTTTTTTCACGCAAAGTTGGAATCCTTCTGCcctcaataaaaataaatctcaataaaaataaataaataaattaaggtATTTATGTGCTATTTTCAAATGTTACAGATGAATTTGTGCCATAGAATACAAAGTACTTGGAAAAAAACACTATCAAAGGTAAGTTTGGATTTGAATCAGCAGAGAAACAAAGGGTAATGAATATTTTGAGAGGGGACAGAATCCCTTCAAGCACGGAAAATATTTCTAAGGAATTGTCCAAAATGAGACAAAAATCAGGATGTGAACCTTATATATTCTAAATAATCTATGGAAGGCTTAGTGGACATTCCTTATActaatcaataaattatattattatgtttaaggAAAGTTTGCTAGCTATGAAATCAGCATTCAGCACTGCCCTTTCCCAAAAACCCACCTTAATTTCTCCTTCTGAGTTTCGTTTATTAGGCCCTCTTAAATTGCTAACCTTGGTATATTGTATTTGTTCATGCGAGAAAATAAAAGGAATGCATTCTATGCGGGGTGGCCAAGAGGTATGcacgtttttttgttttgttttatttttttttttcatacttttattGTGCTATATGtaattccacttttttttttaattttaatttttttagtttatagaTCTTCATTTgcaatgggatttttttttttttttattttatgatatattatCAAAGTTTCCGGTAGAGATTTATGCCCCAAAGAGTGAATTGTGCAAATTTATAAGTTGATTTTGGAGCGACAAGAACTGCTTTTGTCATGCGCCCAACTGAATTGAAAAGTACTAAAAGCTATATACTAATAGATATTTGCTTGATATCATTTTAATTAGAAAGTACATGATCATTAAATACCAGAAAATGTAACAAGCGCTATGGCCTTTTAGTTCTGAGAAAAAATATGACACACAGAAGCACAAAGGATTTCCGAGTTTTGAGTAAATAAGAAAAAGTATAGCCTTTGGATATGTGTTTTTTGAGGGGTATAATATGTTCCTTCTTATTAGGCTAACAACTATCCACTTAATTTGACCATtaacttttcttaaaaaagtATGTGATTTATATTTCAGGTTTTAGacaaaaaagaattgaaaaaaaaaatgtttttctcCGATGATATTTGACTAAAGAGtaaaatatgagaaaaatagtgaaaactttttcttcttttttttctctatcttCCATTCCCTTATGAATTCCAAAATGGTTAGAATAGAAGTTTAATTTGGATTATTGTACTTGTCTTTTCGAATTCTAAATTTTCAATCTCAAAATGTTTGTTTATTTCCATGGTTAGCACATTTTTCACTTACACATTTTTCACTTAACATTTATCTCTGCTAAATGAGATTGTTTTCCCGTATCATCCATAACTTACATATAACCATTGTAAAATTGTTACTCTGACAGAACATTAACGATCTAAAACACAAGCTTCTCTGCAGCAACTTGGAGCTAGAAACTGTAAGAATGGTGGCAAAAGAAGAAATAGCCAAAAACAAGCAAACCATAAAACAATTGCTCCATCTCTTGAAGATAGCTTACCATGAAAGAGATGAAGCAAGAGACCAATTGCAGAGAATATTCAACAAGTACTTGATATCCACAGAGCCTGATCgtcaaatcatcaccaatacacCTATCACTTACAAATTTCCAACCACAATCGAAGAATCCAATAACATGTCAGAAACATTGTCTCAAGTCTATGGATTGTCTTCCGAAGAATGCAATTCCAATGTTGGTGTTTATTCCTCATTCCAAGGCTTTAACCACGGCACCAAATACCCTGTTGTTCAACAAGTCAAGGAGTTTTTGCAAATGGGTTCGGTTGCTATTGATAATCTTATACAAGGGAAGCCATTGCCAGAGAAAGGGAAGCTTCTGCAGGCTGTGTTTGAAGCTGGACCATTGCTTCAGACACTTCTTGTTGCACCTCCACCTCAATGGCGAATTCCTCCTCCTCCACGTACTCTTCCTCCGTTAATATTGCGAAACCCATCGGATTTCAggaatcacaataataatattggGATTAATGTTTGCAGCTCGAAGAATTGCCAGAAAGCAGCTTCCAATAACAACTCTTGTTTGGCTGCAGTGCAAAGTTCATCATCGAGTTCTTCACACCTTGATGAGATTATTCCTCATGGAGTTCCTTCAGCTCATGTTTGAACAATGGGAAACCCAATAGTGGTGGTAGAAATTCAGATTTTGTCCAGTGTACAAAATCTCAGCAGGGAGTAGAAGAATGTAACGACGTGAGAGAAGTAAAAAACAGAGCTTATTGGTAAATCTAATTGAGGATTGCTCATAGGGTCTTGGACTTCTAAATAAGTTGGGAATCTCATACATATTAAACATTTTCCCTTTTGGAAGGCTGACATATGTAAGTGAAAAGCCAATTATTTtggaattattttttgttagctATTCTTCCTTGTGTATATACAGTgggtttttgctttattttattttgttattttttttttattattcttgttattatttgtGATAAGAATGAAAATTGaccaacataaaaaataattaaaaaaaaccattGACTTTAATTCTGTAAACAAAGGGTTGGAAATCTTTCCACATTCCATAATGGATATTTATATGTggagagaagaaaaaacttaGAATGGATATTTAATTGCCTTTAATATGTTAACTGcacttttttgtcaaaaaaaaaaatctttaagaaaattataatttttaagatgGCACAAACTCGTGTTAAGAGTTTAATATATACATCTGGTAGTAGAAACTAGTAAAGAATGGTGCACTATCATAAAGCAGTAGAACAATACTAGAAATGctatttatgttaaatataaagaggtaaaataatgttttcctaTCAAAGTCGATTGGTGaacacaaataaaaagaaacaaaaattcttgtaaaaaaggggaaaaaaaaataatacccacaaaaataataaaacaaatttaatttagCCCCTTTTTTTTCAAACTAGCTCTTTAAAACCAGAA is a window from the Ziziphus jujuba cultivar Dongzao chromosome 11, ASM3175591v1 genome containing:
- the LOC125419546 gene encoding uncharacterized protein LOC125419546, with the translated sequence MHSMWGGQENINDLKHKLLCSNLELETVRMVAKEEIGKNEQTIKQLLHLLKIAYHERDEARDQLQRLIKYLIPTEPDRQIITNTPITYKFPTTIEESNNMSETLSQVYGLSSKECNYNVGVYSSFQGFNHGTKYPVVQQGKEFLQMGSVAIDNLIQGKPLPEKGKLQQAVFEAGPLLQTLLVAPPPQWRIPPPPRPLPPSLMLQNPSDFRNHNNNFGINVCSSKNCQKAASNNNSCLAAVQSSSSSSSHLDEIIPHGVPSSSCLSNGKPNSGGRNSDFVECTKSQQGVEECNNLRAVKKELIGPLKLLTLVYCICSCEKIKGMHSMRGGQENINDLKHKLLCSNLELETVRMVAKEEIAKNKQTIKQLLHLLKIAYHERDEARDQLQRIFNKYLISTEPDRQIITNTPITYKFPTTIEESNNMSETLSQVYGLSSEECNSNVGVYSSFQGFNHGTKYPVVQQVKEFLQMGSVAIDNLIQGKPLPEKGKLLQAVFEAGPLLQTLLVAPPPQWRIPPPPRTLPPLILRNPSDFRNHNNNIGINVCSSKNCQKAASNNNSCLAAVQSSSSSSSHLDEIIPHGVPSAHV